Proteins from a genomic interval of Saccopteryx leptura isolate mSacLep1 chromosome 13, mSacLep1_pri_phased_curated, whole genome shotgun sequence:
- the RCCD1 gene encoding LOW QUALITY PROTEIN: RCC1 domain-containing protein 1 (The sequence of the model RefSeq protein was modified relative to this genomic sequence to represent the inferred CDS: inserted 3 bases in 3 codons; deleted 1 base in 1 codon), with product MVEERPGRFGFSFCGFGQALGSDAGGHQVHSPRLLCSPDKGGDICSVSSSWSYTAFISRAGPVQLSGSAGGAADGCRDLWASETLFVVLRDGRGPGAGXELQAWAPSLALCGEPLWVQTVAVETKREGGAGGETRAAPLPLLPCSSPXPLAPELGTEHALLLDGAGQVYAWGAGRHGQLGXGTLEAELELRLLEALQGLPVAVVAAGGWHSVCVSGE from the exons ATGGTCGAGGAGCGCCCTGGGCGGTTTGGCTTCAGTTTCTGTGGCTTTGGGCAGGCGCTTGGCTCCGAC GCCGGCGGGCACCAGGTCCACAGCCCCCGGCTGCTGTGCTCGCCGGACAAAGGCGGGGACATATGCAGCGTGAGCTCCAGCTGGAGCTACACCGCATTTATCAGCC GTGCTGGCCCGGTGCAGCTGTCGGGCTCGGCGGGCGGCGCGGCGGACGGCTGCCGGGACTTGTGGGCCTCAGAGACACTCTTCGTGGTGTTGCGTGATGGGCGGGGACCCGGGGCCG CCGAGCTGCAGGCCTGGGCGCCCAGCTTGGCGCTGTGCGGGGAGCCCCTCTGGGTCCAGACCGTGGCGGTGGAGACCAAGCGGGAAGGCGGAGCGGGTGGTGAGACCCGGGCCGCGCCGCTGCCCCTGCTGCCCTGCTCCTCGC AGCCTCTGGCCCCGGAGCTGGGCACAGAGCACGCGTTGCTGCTGGACGGGGCGGGCCAGGTGTATGCCTGGGGCGCGGGCCG GCATGGACAGCTGG CAGGGACTCTGGAGGCAGAGCTGGAGCTGAGGCTGCTGGAGGCGCTGCAAGGCCTGCCCGTGGCTGTCGTGGCCGCCGGGGGCTGgcactctgtgtgtgtgagtggtgaGTGA
- the UNC45A gene encoding protein unc-45 homolog A, producing the protein MAASSVQQLREDGNELFKCGDYEGALTAYTQALGLGATPQDQAILHRNRAACHLKLEDYNKAETEASKAIEKDGGDVKALYRRSQALEKLGRLDQAVLDLKRCVSLEPKNKVFQDALRNIGGQIQEKVRYMSSTDAKVEQMFQILLDPQEKGTEKKQKASQNLVVLAREDAGAEKIFRSNGVQLLQRLLETGEPDLMLAALRTLVGICSEHQSRTVATLSVLGTRRVVSILGVENQAVSLAACHLLQVMFDALREGVKKGFRGKEGSLIVDPARELKVLISNLLELLTEVGVSGQGRDNALTLLIKVVPRKSFKDPNNSLTLWVIDQGLKKILEVGGSLQEPPGELTVTANSRMSASILLSKLFDDLKCDAERENFHRLCENYIRSWFEDHGLAGKLRAIQTVSCLLQGPCDAGNRALELSGVMESVIALCSSEREEEQLVAVEALIHAAGKAKRASFITANGVSLLKDLYKRSEKDSIRIRALVGLCKLGSAGGTDFSMKQFAEGSTLKLAKQCRKWLCNDQIDAGTRRWAVEGLAYLTFDADVKEEFVEDEAALKALFRLSQSEERSVLFAVASALVNCTNSYDYEEPDPKMVELAKYAKQHVPEQHPKDKPSFLRARVKKLLAAGVVSAMTCMVKTDSPVLTNSCRELLSRVFLALVEEAEDRGTVVAQGGGKALLPLALEGSDVGQTKAAQALAKLTITSNPEMTFPGERIYEVVRPLVSLLHLNCSGLQNFEALMALTNLAGISERLRQKILKEKAVPMIEGYMFEDHELIRRAATECMCNLAMSKEVQDLFEAEGNDRLKLLVLYSGEDDEMLRRAAAGGLAMLTSMRPSLCSRIPQVTTHWLEILQALLLSPNQELQHRGAVVVLNMVEASRETASSLMESEVLEILSVLAKGQRGPVTKAAAACLGKAVEYGLIKPNQDGE; encoded by the exons ATGGCT GCCAGCTCCGTGCAGCAGCTGCGGGAGGATGGCAACGAGCTGTTCAAATGTGGGGATTACGAGGGCGCCCTGACGGCCTACACCCAGGCCCTGGGTCTGGGCGCGACTCCCCAAGACCAGGCCATTCTGCACCGGAACCGGGCCGCCTGccacctcaagctg GAAGATTAcaacaaagcagaaacagaggCATCCAAAG CCATTGAAAAGGACGGCGGGGATGTCAAAGCACTCTACCGGCGGAGCCAAGCCCTGGAGAAGCTGGGCCGCCTTGACCAGGCTGTCCTGGACCTGAAGAGATGTGTGAGCCTGGAGCCCAAGAACAAAGTTTTCCAGGACGCCCTGCGCAACATCGGGGGCCAGATTCAGGAGAag GTGCGGTACATGTCTTCGACAGATGCCAAGGTGGAACAGATGTTTCAGATCCTCTTGGACCCACAAGAGAAAGGCACTGAGAAGAAACAGAAG GCTTCCCAGAACCTGGTGGTGCTGGCCAGGGAAGATGCGGGAGCTGAGAAGATCTTCCGGAGCAATGGGGTCCAGCTCTTGCAGCGCCTGCTGGAGACAGGAGAGCCCGACCTGATGCTGGCGGCTCTGCGCACGCTCGTTGGCATTTGTTCTGAGCACCAATCACGG ACAGTGGCGACCTTGAGCGTGCTGGGAACTCGGCGAGTGGTCTCCATCCTGGGTGTGGAGAATCAGGCCGTGTCTCTGGCAGCCTGCCACCTGCTGCAGGTGATGTTTGATGCCCTCAGGGAAGGTGTCAAGAAAGGCTTCCGTGGTAAAGAAGGTTCCCTCATCGTGG ATCCTGCCCGGGAGCTGAAGGTCCTCATCAGTAACCTCCTGGAGCTGCTGACGGAGGTGGGGGTCTCGGGCCAAGGCCGAGACAATGCCCTGACCCTCCTGATTAAAGTGGTTCCCCGCAAGTCTTTTAAGGACCCCAACAACAGCCTCACTCTCTGGGTCATTGACCAAG GTTTGAAGAAGATCCTGGAGGTGGGGGGCTCTCTGCAGGAGCCTCCTGGGGAGCTCACGGTGACAGCAAACAGCCGCATGAGCGCCTCCATCCTTCTCAGCAAGCTCTTCGATGACCTGAAGTGTGATGCCGAGAGGGAGAATTTCCACCGCCTCTGTGAAAACTACATCAG GAGCTGGTTTGAGGACCACGGGCTGGCCGGGAAGTTGCGGGCCATCCAGACGGTGTCCTGCCTCCTGCAAGGCCCCTGTGATGCTGGCAACCGGGCCCTGGAGCTGAGTGGTGTCATGGAGAGTGTGATTGCTCTGTGTTCCTCTGAGCGGGAAGAGGAGCAGCTGGTGGCTGTGGAGGCCCTGATCCATGCGGCTGGCAAGGCCAAGCGGGCCTCCTTCATCACAGCCAATGGCGTCTCGCTGCTGAAGGACCTGTACAAGCGCAGCGAGAAGGACAGCATTCGCATCCGGGCGCTGGTG GGACTCTGTAAGCTCGGCTCGGCTGGAGGGACTGACTTCAGCATGAAGCAGTTTGCTGAAGGCTCCACTCTCAAACTGGCCAAGCAGTGTCGAAA GTGGCTGTGCAATGACCAGATCGACGCAGGCACTCGGCGCTGGGCCGTGGAGGGCCTGGCGTACCTCACCTTTGATGCTGACGTGAAGGAGGAGTTCGTAGAAGATGAGGCCGCCCTGAAGGCCCTGTTCCGGCTCAGCCAG TCCGAGGAGAGGTCGGTGCTGTTCGCGGTGGCCTCAGCGCTGGTGAACTGTACCAACAGCTATGACTACGAGGAGCCGGACCCCAAGATGGTGGAGCTGGCCAAGTATGCCAAGCAGCACGTGCCTGAGCAGCACCCCAAG GACAAACCAAGTTTTCTGCGGGCACGGGTAAAGAAGCTGCTGGCAGCAGGTGTGGTATCAGCCATGACGTGCATGGTGAAGACCGACAGCCCTGTGCTGACAAACTCCTGCCGGGAGCTCCTGTCCAG GGTCTTTCTGGCTTTGGTGGAAGAGGCCGAGGACCGCGGCACTGTGGTTGCGCAGGGAGGGGGCAAG GCTCTGCTCCCGCTGGCCCTGGAAGGCTCTGACGTGGGGCAGACAAAGGCAGCCCAGGCTCTCGCCAAGCTCACCATCACCTCCAACCCAGAGATGACGTTTCCTGGAGAGCGG ATCTATGAGGTGGTCCGGCCCCTTGTCTCCCTGTTGCACCTCAACTGCTCAGGCCTGCAGAACTTCGAGGCGCTCATGGCTCTGACGAACCTGGCGGGGATCAGTGAGAGGCTCCG GCAGAAGATCCTAAAGGAGAAGGCTGTGCCCATGATTGAGGGCTACATGTTCGAGGACCATGAGCTGATCCGCCGGGCAGCCACAGAGTGCATGTGTAACCTGGCTATGAGCAAGGAG GTACAGGACCTCTTTGAAGCCGAGGGTAATGACCGGCTGAAGCTGCTGGTGCTGTACAGTGGGGAGGACGACGAGATGCTGCGGCGGGCGGCCGCCGGGGGCCTGGCCATGCTCACCTCCATGCGGCCTTCTCTGTGCAGCCGCATCCCGCAAGTG ACCACACACTGGCTAGAGATCCTGCAGGCTCTGCTTCTGAGCCCCAACCAGGAGCTGCAGCACCGGGGCGCCGTGGTGGTGCTGAACATGGTGGAGGCCTCACGGGAGACTGCCAGCAGCCTGATGGAGAGCGAGGTGCTGGAGATCCTGTCCGTGCTGGCGAAGGGCCAGCGGGGCCCTGTCACAAAGGCCGCTGCGGCTTGCCTGGGCAAAGCGGTGGAATACGGGCTCATCAAACCCAACCAGGATGGAGAGTGA
- the HDDC3 gene encoding guanosine-3',5'-bis(diphosphate) 3'-pyrophosphohydrolase MESH1 isoform X1, which translates to MGSEAAQLLEAADFAARKHRQQRRKDPEGTPYINHPIGVARILTHEAGITDIVVLQAALLHDTVEDTDTTLDEVELHFGAQVRSLVEEVTDDKTLPKLERKRLQVEHAPHSSPGAKLVKLADKLYNLRDLNRCTPEGWSEHRVQEYFQWAAQVVKGLQGTNQQLEEALKQLFKERGLTF; encoded by the exons ATGGGTTCCGAGGCGGCGCAGCTGCTGGAGGCTGCCGACTTCGCGGCTCGCAAACACCGACAGCAGCGGCGGAAGGACCCCGAAGGGACCCCTTACATCAATCACCCCATCG GTGTGGCTCGGATCCTGACCCATGAGGCGGGAATCACTGACATTGTGGTGTTACAG GCAGCCCTGCTTCATGACACGGTGGAGGACACAGACACCACCCTGGATGAGGTGGAGCTGCACTTTGGGGCACAGGTGCGGAGTCTAGTGGAGGAGGTAACAGATGACAAGACTCTGCCCAAGCTGGAGAGAAAGAGGCTGCAGGTGGAGCACGCTCCCCACAGCAGCCCAGGGGCTAAACTAGTGAAGCTGGCGGACAAGCTGTACAATCTGAGGGACCTGAATCGCTGCACCCCAGAGG GATGGTCCGAACATCGAGTCCAGGAATACTTCCAGTGGGCAGCACAAGTGGTGAAAGGGCTTCAAGGAACAAACCAGCAGCTGGAAGAGGCTCTAAAGCAGCTGTTTAAGGAGCGGGGTTTGACATTCTAA
- the HDDC3 gene encoding guanosine-3',5'-bis(diphosphate) 3'-pyrophosphohydrolase MESH1 isoform X2, with protein sequence MGSEAAQLLEAADFAARKHRQQRRKDPEGTPYINHPIGVARILTHEAGITDIVVLQAALLHDTVEDTDTTLDEVELHFGAQVRSLVEEVTDDKTLPKLERKRLQVEHAPHSSPGAKLVKLADKLYNLRDLNRCTPEGRIPYLL encoded by the exons ATGGGTTCCGAGGCGGCGCAGCTGCTGGAGGCTGCCGACTTCGCGGCTCGCAAACACCGACAGCAGCGGCGGAAGGACCCCGAAGGGACCCCTTACATCAATCACCCCATCG GTGTGGCTCGGATCCTGACCCATGAGGCGGGAATCACTGACATTGTGGTGTTACAG GCAGCCCTGCTTCATGACACGGTGGAGGACACAGACACCACCCTGGATGAGGTGGAGCTGCACTTTGGGGCACAGGTGCGGAGTCTAGTGGAGGAGGTAACAGATGACAAGACTCTGCCCAAGCTGGAGAGAAAGAGGCTGCAGGTGGAGCACGCTCCCCACAGCAGCCCAGGGGCTAAACTAGTGAAGCTGGCGGACAAGCTGTACAATCTGAGGGACCTGAATCGCTGCACCCCAGAGGGTAGGATCCCCTACTTGCtctga